acctcactttgcattagtttagTCAAGTCTTTGCTTGTTTTTCTGAAAATGTCCTGctaatcatttctattttttaataaatttattttttatttttagtttacaatactcagttacacaagtttttgggttccaaattttctctccctctgtctccttccccctctcccccaagatggcatgtaatccaatgtaggttctacatataccttcacactgaacttatttgcATAATGGTCTAGgtttaaagaagaattgtaaccaatggaatgaatcataacaaagaagaaatgaaaccaaaatggaagggaaaagaaacagagcaaatagtttgtctcaatttgcattcagattccataattctttctcaggatgtgcatagatttttccatcatgagtctttttgagctggctttgaaccttgcattgatgagaggagccaagtctatcaaagttggtccttacagataccatgtctTTAATCATTTATAATGatctcccctcactcaacatcagttcacaTTAGTCTtcccaggttgtaatgaagtctgtcttctcctcatttcttatagctcaatggTATTccataacaaaacattaatatactacaacttgtttagccattccccagttggtgggcatccacttgatttctgattctttgccaccaaaaaaggtgctataaatatttttgtacacactggtccatttcccacttgtgtgatctctttgggatacagccctagaagtggtattgctgggtcaaatgtatgcacatttttataggcctttgagtgtggttccaaattgctctccagaatgaatggctggatcagttcacaactccaccaacaatgcaacgatgttccaatttttccacatcctctttagcatttgtcattttcctgttttgtgatgTTAGTCAattttacaggagagatgtggtacctaagagatgttttgatttgcatttctctaatcaatagggatttagagcatttcttcataggactatagagagctttaatttctttctctgaaaagtgcctgttcatatcctttgaccgtttatcatttggggaattacttgtattcctataaatttggcttaatATTTTGGATATTTCAGATATGAGGCctatatcagagacactggttataaagactctttcccaattttctgcttccctcctcatctttgttgcattgggtttgtttgtacaaaaacatttcaatttaacataatcaaaattatccattttgcattttgtaatgctctctatctcttgttgggtcatgaattcttcccttctccataaatctgaaaggtaaacaATACCGTGCTTTCCCAAATTGTCTGTAgtatcttcctttatttctaaatcatgaaccattttgactttattttggtaaacagtgtaagatattggtctatgcccaacatctgccataatgttttccaatttccccagcagtttttgtgaaatagtgaattcttaacccagaagctggattctttggctttatcaaagagtagattgctatagtcattgactactgcatcttgagTACCTAACTTATTcaattgatccaccactctgtttcttagccagtgccaagtaattttgatgactgctgctttataatatagtttaatatctagtatgactaggccaccttccctagcatttcttttcattaattccctacaTATTCTGtacctcttcttcttccagattaattttgttattgtttcatccagctctgtaaaatattttttgtaatttgattggtatggcactgaataagtaaattaatttaggtaaagttgtcatttttattatattagattgGCCTGACCATGaacaactaatatttttccatttatttagatcttactttatttttgtgaaaagtgctttgtaattgtgtttatatacttgtcgggtttgtcttggtaggtagactcccaaatattttatactgtctacagttaaatggaatttctccttccatctcttgcttttggactttgttagtaatatataggaatggcaaggatttgtgtgggtttattttatatcctgcaactttattaatgttactttttatttgaagtagttttttacttgactctgtaggattctctaagtaaatcatcatatcttctgcaaagaatgataagtTAGTTtcttatttgcttattttaatcggttctttttttcttctcttattgctacagctaacatttctagtgcccaGTTGAAaataggggtgatagtggacatctttgtttcacccctggtcttatgacaaatgcatctagcttatccgtATTACATGTAATGctggctgatggttttaggtggatgctattgtaattttaaggaagtctccatttattctcattctttttagtgtttttaataggaatgggtgttgtattttattttattttattttattttgcaaaatttcatctttattttctttaggtAATGAAGTCCTGGATGATGATTTTTAATTATAAAACTGGACTGTGAATGCTCCAAGTACACCACGTGATGAAAAACAGATCAAGCAAAATCTCAGCTTGATTTGTTGATTGAGGGTAAGTGATTACTCAAGGAAATATGAAAATCAGCAAGAATTTCTGATGCTGTGTATAATGTTTATAAATGGCGTCAATGGGGGGGGGACTTGAAATGTATTAATTCGCCTTACCTACTATGTATTTGTCCTATCAACCAGGAATTTGTGTAATAAATGTGTGCACATGTCTACTAAGACAGTAGAAAAGTACTTTTTAGTGTTAATAAATTCCTTTAGAAGTCATCCCATCCAAAAATTTCCTAAAGACACCCACATAGTAGGCAGATTCATCTCCCAGGAAAACTGACCATGATTGTCCCTCTAATCACTGCAATATGAGTGAACTTAGACCTCCAGACTAACACTGTCCAGGTATTAAGGAAAACACTTGGTGCAAACtaaaatgcagaaaaatcctAAGATGTTAGAAAATGATGACtgaaatttacaaaatatttactaACTGGAGGCTTTCATACCCTTGAGTATAAAGATGTCTCATTTCGATGAACATGAATTCTCTGTGCATCCAAAGAGAGAAGTGTTGAGACCACAGTCAACAGCAAGAATTGACTGGAATCCCAAGGTATTATACTGCATGCATTAGGGAAGCCAATTCAATCATTTTATCACATCTCTCAAAGGAAGTCATAGACACTGTCACTCAAATCATTtgagttgtaaaaaaaaagttatatacaAATTGGGATGCTTCATGTATTTTATAATTCTGACTGCCAAAATTTTACTGGAACAATTTCATCCTAGACAGCTGCTCCTgaagatttcatttttgttttaaatgataGGTAGTTGTGTTTTTGTCAATGCTGTTATTTCCTCAAAGTCAAGCCTGAACAAGAAATTCAAGATAAGACAGTCAAGCCTGCTATGAGGGGCTCAAGATTTGTTGAAGccttatgcatatatatatatatatatatatatatatatatatatatatatacatatatatatgtgtgtgtgtgtgtgtgtatacacacatgcacacatatatatttttatatatatatgggggatacatgtatatgtatatacccacagatacacattatatatatatatatatatatatatatatatatatatatatataatatgcctACAGTTCTCTAATAACTGACCTTTTATATTACTTTGACATACATGAAATtgtaataaaaaaagaactatgtAGTTAGACAAAAGTATTATTTTAGTCCAAGATAGGTAGTACATTCATAAAAACTTTTACAAAATAGTTACCAACTTGTACTTTGAGAATACTATAGAAAATATAGCATAGATTgtttctcaaaaatattttaaaattattactttGCTGGTAAAATCATTGTATAAACAAAATGTGCAATCTTTTGAATGATGGTTATTTTAAGTTCCAGTCAAGAGAATCCACGTACAGAGAATAATACAGATATGCACCTATTACAAATATGCTAAAGTTTTAAGTCTTGCTAGTTGAACACAGTATCCCACAGTATCCAAGAAGTTTCACACACAATCCATTTACGTTATTTTTGGCATAAGGTTCTGGCACATCAGAAAAGAACCCCATCCAGCTGGAGTTTTGACATGCAGCATCATTGGGTTGTCAAGAAGATTTTTAAGTTAAAATGCAGGCTTGCTCATGTATTCTTCCATTGTCTCCTGTAACATATCGGAGTCTTCTATAGCCTTGACAGCCGTTTTCTTTGAGGTTTCCTGGATTTCTCCACCAATTATAAACTCATCAAGGATAAAATAAgccttttcaaaattaaatataatatccAGCTCACAGACATTTCCAAAATACTTGTCTAGTAATTCCACGTAATGATGTACAATCTCCAGCATCAACAATTCATTGTCCTGATTTTCTACCGCACAACAAAAATATAAGCTGGCATATCTTTTATAAACAAGTTTTAGATCCTTCCAGTcaacaaaactgcttttcctTTGACCACAAGATAGAATCATCTGTACGATTTCTCGGGtgatcttttttctctctttatcagGGAGTGTGGTATACCATTTCTGCAGCCTTAATTTCCCTTGTCGACTGAACAGCAATATGAAATGGATCATGTTGGCAGGGACCAAGGCCGCCGCCCACCTCCCTGCCGGGGTCGGCCGGCCGAATTGCCAGACAGAAAGGGCCAGAAGCGGGTCTgggtgtatgattcatgagatctcagtattagggtagctgaagggaatatgcatatatgtatatatgtttattcatacatacatatatatatatatatatatataagtgaatgtgtatgtatgtatatatctatgtgtatatatatatactctctctctctctctgtctaaatatatatatatatatatatatatatatatttagacagagagagagagagagtggacacagggtgagttgaagatgaaaggaagatatctaaaagaaataaaattaacttaagggatgagagaggaacatattgagagagggagatagggagagatagaatggggtggattatctcacataaaggttgca
This region of Trichosurus vulpecula isolate mTriVul1 chromosome 3, mTriVul1.pri, whole genome shotgun sequence genomic DNA includes:
- the LOC118844813 gene encoding AP-1 complex subunit sigma-3-like, which translates into the protein MIHFILLFSRQGKLRLQKWYTTLPDKERKKITREIVQMILSCGQRKSSFVDWKDLKLVYKRYASLYFCCAVENQDNELLMLEIVHHYVELLDKYFGNVCELDIIFNFEKAYFILDEFIIGGEIQETSKKTAVKAIEDSDMLQETMEEYMSKPAF